Proteins encoded by one window of Musa acuminata AAA Group cultivar baxijiao chromosome BXJ2-9, Cavendish_Baxijiao_AAA, whole genome shotgun sequence:
- the LOC135583452 gene encoding UDP-sugar pyrophosphorylase-like isoform X1 codes for MASSVAEKLAGVRVADGDGWASVAPNLRKNLGVLSSEEIELAKMLLHEGQKHLFDHWPEPGVDDGRKKSFFDQVARLNSSYPGGLVSYIQNAKRLLADSKAGKNPYDGFTPTVPSGEVLKFGDDNFIMLEEVGVREARKAAFVLVAGGLGERLGYKGIKLSLPVETTTGRCFIQHYIESILALQEASSRQAQGQCKAEIPLVIMTSDDTHSPTVDLLESNNYFGMKSTQVTLLKQEKVACLDDNDARLAFDPNDKYKIQTKPHGHGDVHALLYSSGILEIWRTAGKKWVLFFQDTNGLLFKAIPASLGVSATKGYHVNSLAVPRKAKEAIGGITKLTHTDGRSMVINVEYNQLDPLLRATGHPDGDVNCDTGFSPFPGNINQLILELEPYFEELSKTQGAISEFVNPKYKDSTKTSFKSSTRLECMMQDYPKTLSPSARVGFTVMDTWFAYSPVKNNPEDAAKVPKGNPYHSATSGEMAIYRANSLILKKAGIQMSDPITDVFNGQEVEVWPRITWSPKWAVTFSDVKRKVEAGCSVSQISTLVINGQNVFLDSLSLDGTLIVNAIDKAEVKVTGSVQNKGWVLEHIDYKDTSIPEKTRIRGFRIQKIEQLELNYTEPGNFCFKS; via the exons ATGGCCTCCTCCGTCGCCGAGAAGCTCGCGGGGGTGCGCGTCGCCGACGGCGACGGGTGGGCCTCGGTGGCCCCTAATCTGCGGAAGAACCTCGGCGTTCTCTCTTCAGAGGAG ATTGAGCTTGCAAAGATGTTGTTGCACGAGGGACAAAAACACCTCTTTGATCATTGGCCGGAGCCAGGTGTTGATGATGGGAGGAAGAAAAGTTTCTTTGATCAG GTTGCCCGGCTTAATTCAAGCTATCCTGGTGGTTTGGTGTCATATATTCAAAATGCGAAGAGGCTCTTAGCCGACTCTAAAGCTGGAAAAAATCCATACGATGGCTTTACTCCTACG GTTCCATCAGGGGAAGTACTAAAATTCGGTGATGATAACTTCATCATGTTGGAAGAGGTTGGCGTTAGAGAAGCAAGAAAGGCTGCATTTGTCCTTGTTGCAGGTGGGCTTGGGGAACGTCTTGGGTACAAGGGAATAAAA TTGTCTCTCCCTGTAGAAACCACTACTGGCAGATGCTTCATTCAACATTATATAGAATCCATTCTAGCATTGCAGGAGGCTAGTTCTAGACAAGCACAAG GTCAATGTAAAGCTGAGATTCCTCTGGTGATAATGACATCTGATGACACTCATTCACCAACAGTAGATCTACTGGAGTCTAATAATTACTTTGGAATGAAATCCACACAAGTGACACTTCTGAAGCAG GAAAAAGTAGCATGCCTAGATGATAATGATGCAAGATTAGCATTTGATCCTAATGACAAATACAAAATACAG ACAAAGCCTCATGGTCATGGCGATGTGCATGCACTACTTTATTCTAGTGGTATTCTGGAAATATG GAGGACGGCAGGCAAAAAATGGGTTCTGTTCTTCCAAGATACTAATGGATTACTCTTTAAG gcaattccagcttctCTTGGTGTTAGTGCTACAAAGGGATACCATGTTAATTCTCTCGCTGTTCCTAGGAAGGCAAAAGAAGCTATTGGAGGAATAACAAAGCTTACTCACACTGATG GGAGGAGTATGGTTATTAATGTGGAATATAATCAGCTGGACCCATTACTTCGAGCAACTGGACATCCTGATGGAGATGTGAATTGTGATACAGGATTTTCTCCCTTTCCTGGAAACATAAATCAG CTGATTTTGGAACTAGAGCCATATTTTGAGGAACTTAGCAAAACACAAGGCGCTATTTCAGAATTTGTTAATCCAAA ATACAAGGATTCCACAAAGACATCCTTTAAATCTTCAACTAGATTGGAGTGCATGATGCAAGATTATCCAAAAACTTTATCTCCATCAGCAAGGGTTGGTTTCACA GTGATGGATACATGGTTTGCTTATTCCCCAGTGAAGAATAACCCTGAAGATGCTGCTAAG GTGCCAAAGGGAAATCCATATCACAGTGCAACCAGTGGAgagatggctatttatagggctaacAGCCTCATTCTCAAAAAG GCTGGAATCCAGATGTCTGATCCTATCACTGATGTCTTCAATGGACAAGAGGTGGAGGTGTGGCCTCGTATAACATGGAGCCCAAAATGGGCAGTAACATTTAGTGATGTCAAAAGAAAAGTTGAAGCGGGATGCTCTGTATCACAAATATCTACCCTTGTCATCAATGGCCAAAATGTATTCCTGGATTCCCTGTCCTTGGATGGAACCCTCATTGTAAATGCCATCGACAAAGCAGAG GTTAAAGTGACTGGTTCTGTTCAAAACAAAGGCTGGGTTCTTGAGCACATTGATTACAAAGATACCTCCATCCCCGAGAAAACTAGAATAAGAGGCTTTAGAATTCAGAAGATTGAGCAGCTAGAGCTGAACTATACTGAACCAGGAAATTTCTGCTTCAAATCATGA
- the LOC135583452 gene encoding UDP-sugar pyrophosphorylase-like isoform X2 translates to MLLHEGQKHLFDHWPEPGVDDGRKKSFFDQVARLNSSYPGGLVSYIQNAKRLLADSKAGKNPYDGFTPTVPSGEVLKFGDDNFIMLEEVGVREARKAAFVLVAGGLGERLGYKGIKLSLPVETTTGRCFIQHYIESILALQEASSRQAQGQCKAEIPLVIMTSDDTHSPTVDLLESNNYFGMKSTQVTLLKQEKVACLDDNDARLAFDPNDKYKIQTKPHGHGDVHALLYSSGILEIWRTAGKKWVLFFQDTNGLLFKAIPASLGVSATKGYHVNSLAVPRKAKEAIGGITKLTHTDGRSMVINVEYNQLDPLLRATGHPDGDVNCDTGFSPFPGNINQLILELEPYFEELSKTQGAISEFVNPKYKDSTKTSFKSSTRLECMMQDYPKTLSPSARVGFTVMDTWFAYSPVKNNPEDAAKVPKGNPYHSATSGEMAIYRANSLILKKAGIQMSDPITDVFNGQEVEVWPRITWSPKWAVTFSDVKRKVEAGCSVSQISTLVINGQNVFLDSLSLDGTLIVNAIDKAEVKVTGSVQNKGWVLEHIDYKDTSIPEKTRIRGFRIQKIEQLELNYTEPGNFCFKS, encoded by the exons ATGTTGTTGCACGAGGGACAAAAACACCTCTTTGATCATTGGCCGGAGCCAGGTGTTGATGATGGGAGGAAGAAAAGTTTCTTTGATCAG GTTGCCCGGCTTAATTCAAGCTATCCTGGTGGTTTGGTGTCATATATTCAAAATGCGAAGAGGCTCTTAGCCGACTCTAAAGCTGGAAAAAATCCATACGATGGCTTTACTCCTACG GTTCCATCAGGGGAAGTACTAAAATTCGGTGATGATAACTTCATCATGTTGGAAGAGGTTGGCGTTAGAGAAGCAAGAAAGGCTGCATTTGTCCTTGTTGCAGGTGGGCTTGGGGAACGTCTTGGGTACAAGGGAATAAAA TTGTCTCTCCCTGTAGAAACCACTACTGGCAGATGCTTCATTCAACATTATATAGAATCCATTCTAGCATTGCAGGAGGCTAGTTCTAGACAAGCACAAG GTCAATGTAAAGCTGAGATTCCTCTGGTGATAATGACATCTGATGACACTCATTCACCAACAGTAGATCTACTGGAGTCTAATAATTACTTTGGAATGAAATCCACACAAGTGACACTTCTGAAGCAG GAAAAAGTAGCATGCCTAGATGATAATGATGCAAGATTAGCATTTGATCCTAATGACAAATACAAAATACAG ACAAAGCCTCATGGTCATGGCGATGTGCATGCACTACTTTATTCTAGTGGTATTCTGGAAATATG GAGGACGGCAGGCAAAAAATGGGTTCTGTTCTTCCAAGATACTAATGGATTACTCTTTAAG gcaattccagcttctCTTGGTGTTAGTGCTACAAAGGGATACCATGTTAATTCTCTCGCTGTTCCTAGGAAGGCAAAAGAAGCTATTGGAGGAATAACAAAGCTTACTCACACTGATG GGAGGAGTATGGTTATTAATGTGGAATATAATCAGCTGGACCCATTACTTCGAGCAACTGGACATCCTGATGGAGATGTGAATTGTGATACAGGATTTTCTCCCTTTCCTGGAAACATAAATCAG CTGATTTTGGAACTAGAGCCATATTTTGAGGAACTTAGCAAAACACAAGGCGCTATTTCAGAATTTGTTAATCCAAA ATACAAGGATTCCACAAAGACATCCTTTAAATCTTCAACTAGATTGGAGTGCATGATGCAAGATTATCCAAAAACTTTATCTCCATCAGCAAGGGTTGGTTTCACA GTGATGGATACATGGTTTGCTTATTCCCCAGTGAAGAATAACCCTGAAGATGCTGCTAAG GTGCCAAAGGGAAATCCATATCACAGTGCAACCAGTGGAgagatggctatttatagggctaacAGCCTCATTCTCAAAAAG GCTGGAATCCAGATGTCTGATCCTATCACTGATGTCTTCAATGGACAAGAGGTGGAGGTGTGGCCTCGTATAACATGGAGCCCAAAATGGGCAGTAACATTTAGTGATGTCAAAAGAAAAGTTGAAGCGGGATGCTCTGTATCACAAATATCTACCCTTGTCATCAATGGCCAAAATGTATTCCTGGATTCCCTGTCCTTGGATGGAACCCTCATTGTAAATGCCATCGACAAAGCAGAG GTTAAAGTGACTGGTTCTGTTCAAAACAAAGGCTGGGTTCTTGAGCACATTGATTACAAAGATACCTCCATCCCCGAGAAAACTAGAATAAGAGGCTTTAGAATTCAGAAGATTGAGCAGCTAGAGCTGAACTATACTGAACCAGGAAATTTCTGCTTCAAATCATGA